aaaaaagaaaagagtacaaatggcagacttaacACATTAAGGCATTTTCTATCAGTCAACTATTGGGCTAAACAGATACAGTTTTGTGAACCATCATTTAGTTTTGATTAGCATCAGTTTTTAATACTGTTTAAGAAATTGGTTTCGAGCATGGTTTCATTATTAAACAAATAGTGGTATTTATTATCTGCTTATTATGTATCTACctacatttactttattttagcTAACAAATGAATGACTAAGGAATTAATAAACCTCATAATGATAAAAATTTTACTCAAGAAAAATCCTTATTTTAGAATGCAGAATTGGATCCTGCTACTGGCCAAGAGGCCCGCAGGCTCTCAGTTCAGAGCTGCATAAACAAGATAGCACACGCATCCTTATGCCGCATTAAGCACTGCCAGACCCCATCCTGCGTAAAGATGAAACGTGTCTTTGAGCACACCAAGCTCTGCAAAAGGAAGACCAGGGATGACTGCCCAATATGCAAGCAACTTATTGCTTTGTACTGTTACCATGCAAAGCACTGTGTTGAAGGGCCAGAGTGTGTGGTGCCATACTGCTTAAGcatcaaaaaaaaactgaaccaGCGGCTGCTACTTATGCAACCTATTACACCTGCTTACAGAAGCCATGGTAATGACGTGCTGTAAGtgaacttattttatttattatttaataagcaggcaggcagtttgacaactgatatgacctgtatccaatattcataaagatagttatcatggacgagtagtagatatcatgtgcttgtctaatttatttttaaactggttcacatttggTGCTGAAACCACTACTTCTGGGAGCCTGTTCCAAGCCCTCACCACTCGATTGCTGAAAAAGTGTTTGTATGGGTTACTGTGAGCCCTATGCCTTTCCAACTTTAAATGATGACCTCTCAgacggttgttgttgttgcgctTGAACATCTCTTGGAAATCCTTGAGGTCATAGTGCCCAGATAGTATTTTGTACGTCTCTATTAGGTCGCCACGTTCTCTGCGGTGCTTTAGAGTAGTGAGGTTTAGTTCCTTTAGTCTCTCTTCATATGGCTTGTTTTTAAGTTGCCTTGGCAGTTTCGTGAAACTGCGTTGTACTTTCTCGAGCATCTCAATGTCCTTGGCAAAGTAAGGACTCCAGGCTTGAAAAGCATACTCCAGTACGGGTCTGACAtatgttttgtatatttttagcaTCATATACGGTGTTAAGGTCTTGAAGGCTTTTCTAATGAGGTAAATCATGCTTCTGGCTTTCTTAACCATTGTAGATATGTGCTCTTCCCACTTTAGGTCCTCAGAGATTTTAACACCTAGGTCAGTTTGTGCCTTTACAGCCGTTAGTGGAGTGCCTTCCAAGTTGTAAATCTGGCGGGGATTCCGATTTCCTATGTGAAGTACTGTACATTTTGCAGAATTCAGATTGATTAACCATTCCTTAGACCAGCTTACTATTGCATCTAGATCGTCTTGTAGTTGGCTGTAATCTAGGAGTGGGTTAGCAAATAACTTGGTATCATCCGCAAAAGTACTAATACTGCATTTGAGGCGACATGGAAGGTCAACAGTGTATAGTATGTAAAGCACCGGGCCTAAAACTGAACCCTGTGGTACTCCACTCTGTATCTCTCGTTGCCTTGACTTAGTCTCACCAACTCTAACTTCAAAGGTTCTATGTTGTAGAAAGGCCCTTATCCATATTAATAGTTTCCCACGGATTCCCAAGTGTTCCAGTTTATAAAGTAGCCTCTCTGTGGGAACTTTGTCGAAGGCCTTTTCATAGTCAAGGTAAATTACATCTGTAGGGTCCCTCTTGTCAAAACTTTTAGTCCAGGAGGAGAGGCAAGACAGCAAGTTGGACACTGTAGAGCGATGCGGACAGAAACCATGCTGCTGGTCACCAATCACACTGTGCAGGGCAAGGAATCCTCTTATGTGTTTAACCAGAATTTTCTCCATGGCTTTGCATACTACACTAGTGAGACTTATTGGTCTGTAGTTAGATGGTTCAAGCTTATTTCCCTTCTTGAATATTGGTGTCACGGTTGCCGTTTTCCATTGCTCAGGTAAAATGCCTGTGTCATATGATGTCTGCATTATCATGGCTAACGGGCCAACCAAGGTGTCACACTTTTGCAGCAATGTAACAGGAATGCCATCTGGTCCAGGTGCAGAATCTGAATTCATTTCTTTAGTTACCTGTTTAACTTTATCTATcgaaaatgtaatatttgtaatacaCTCCTCAACTCTAAGGGATGGATCTAGGTGTGGCAGTTGTCCTTGAGGTTCTACCTGAAAGACATCCTCGAACTGATCCGCAAAAACTTCAGCGATATCAGGGGCGCAAGTTACAGTATGTCCTTGTTTATTGCAAACGACGTTAGGTGTGCTGACCTTCGATGTTAGTTGGTGGCGAATGTAGGAGTAGAACCGCTTTGGTCCAGTTTCTAATAAGTCTGTTTCATATTTTATGCGGCATGTTCTTATGAGGTTCGTTAGCTTGTTATTTAGCTTTCGGTAGTCCTTGTGAAATTTATCCAAGCCAGTAAGCACATATTTGTCCCATAGTTGTATTTTCTGCTTAATCATATCTCGAATCTCTTTATTGATCCACGGCTTATCAGGTGCAACAGCATTAGTTTTAGCCTGTGGTACATATAGGGCAACTGCGTCCTTCACTTCAGTAAGAAATATATTGTACTGTTCTATGACATTATCCACCGATTCCATTTTTTGTGGTAATCTGGGTGAAATTGTCtcatttattttgtcaaaatccGCTTTGTTGTAATTATATCGCAACTGTCTAGTGGCATTGGGTGTCCTTGTTTGCAACTGTATGGTAGCTTGCAGGCAAGTGTGATCACTTTTGCCAATAGGAGCTTGGTGGTCAACTTTTGCTATTAGTATATCATCGTTTGTTAGAATAAGATCTAAGCAGGATGGTTGGTTGCCTTGGCGAAATCTAGTATCTTTATTTACCAGTTGATGGAAGTTCGTATTGTTGTACCACTGTAAGAAGTTATCTTCTCTCGGTGTCAGGTATCCTGAACTTTCTAATGGCCATTTGACTCCACCGTAGTTAAAATCCCCCATAGCGACAAGTAGATTTGACTCCGAAGCCACGCTCAGCCTATTGAGAAGGATATTGTCCTGATCAATTGTTGAGTCATGTCCCCTATATACGCCGCATAAGATGAATTTGCAGTTGCCAATTTCCACGTCCAAGAATAGGGATTCAGAGTTTGTAAGTTTTGTGTTATACTTAGTGtccaatttagtttttattttaatatccagtCCATTCGCAGCATATATTGCTACTCCACCACTACGTTTTTCAGTCCGGTCATCTCTATATAAATCATAGCCTGGTATTTTTATCATCGAGTCGGGAATATTTGGTTTGAGCCATGTTTCTGTAATAACAATCAGAGTGGGTTTCAGGTTATGTACTCTAGCAATAAGTAGGTCGAGTTTGGAAGTAATAGATTGAATATTAGTGTAAAAAATACTGACAGTAATAATAGGAGGTAAGGGTACTCCAACTGCAAAGGCTTTATTATTGGTGGCAGTCGGATCATTCCGGCGATATCTGGTATGAATTATTGGTTTTTTGCCGGTCTGGAAGCCGACTGGTCGGTCTCTACGATTGTTGGGTGGCCCCGGATGTACTTGATTGTGATCCCTGTTTCACCTTCG
Above is a genomic segment from Cydia pomonella isolate Wapato2018A chromosome 4, ilCydPomo1, whole genome shotgun sequence containing:
- the LOC133517268 gene encoding histone lysine acetyltransferase CREBBP-like isoform X1, translated to MSFDILFIISHHSIHSSIASCIQSPRSKKKNQSAMDIPENAELDPATGQEARRLSVQSCINKIAHASLCRIKHCQTPSCVKMKRVFEHTKLCKRKTRDDCPICKQLIALYCYHAKHCVEGPECVVPYCLSIKKKLNQRLLLMQPITPAYRSHGNDVLMNTISSTNSTMLIFDQLINDKVSFAKKLERDIYEGSDSSTNYYRLMATKKWEIEMDIEEKLRMEQRNIEEIINLFGNH
- the LOC133517268 gene encoding histone lysine acetyltransferase CREBBP-like isoform X2; translated protein: MDIPENAELDPATGQEARRLSVQSCINKIAHASLCRIKHCQTPSCVKMKRVFEHTKLCKRKTRDDCPICKQLIALYCYHAKHCVEGPECVVPYCLSIKKKLNQRLLLMQPITPAYRSHGNDVLMNTISSTNSTMLIFDQLINDKVSFAKKLERDIYEGSDSSTNYYRLMATKKWEIEMDIEEKLRMEQRNIEEIINLFGNH